One Aerosakkonema funiforme FACHB-1375 genomic window carries:
- a CDS encoding type IV pilus twitching motility protein PilT: MEMMIEDVMESLIEQGGSDMHIQAGAPIYFRISGKLTPQTQFGEVLASDDCQKLIFSMLNNSQRKDLEQNWELDCAYGVKGLARFRVNVYRERGCWAACLRALSSKIPDADKLGTPMVLRELTERPRGMLLVTGQTGSGKTTTMAALIDLINRTRSEHILTVEDPIEYVFPNIKSLVHQRQKGEDTKSFSNALKGALRQDPDVILVGEMRDLETIGLAISAAETGHMVLGTLHTNSAAATIDRILDVFPPIQQPQVRSQLSNAIVGICSQNLVPKIGGGRVCVQEILVGTPAISNLIREGKIAQIYSAIQTGGKLGMVTMEMALAGAYKEGKITYDAAMSKTSKPDELQRLIGPAPVGSPGQKVAAH; encoded by the coding sequence ATGGAAATGATGATTGAAGACGTAATGGAGTCTCTGATCGAGCAAGGCGGCTCGGATATGCACATCCAAGCAGGAGCGCCGATATACTTCCGTATCAGTGGTAAACTTACCCCTCAAACTCAATTCGGTGAAGTTTTGGCTTCAGACGATTGTCAGAAACTGATATTCAGTATGTTAAACAATTCCCAACGCAAAGATTTGGAGCAAAACTGGGAGCTGGACTGCGCCTATGGGGTCAAGGGGTTAGCTCGTTTTCGTGTCAACGTCTACCGGGAACGCGGTTGCTGGGCTGCCTGCTTGCGAGCTTTGTCTTCTAAAATACCCGATGCCGATAAGCTGGGAACGCCGATGGTACTGCGGGAACTTACGGAAAGACCTCGCGGAATGTTGTTGGTGACAGGGCAAACTGGTTCTGGGAAAACAACTACGATGGCGGCGCTGATCGATTTAATTAACAGGACGAGATCGGAACATATTCTCACAGTAGAAGACCCGATCGAATACGTTTTTCCGAACATTAAGAGCTTGGTTCACCAACGGCAAAAGGGAGAAGACACCAAGAGCTTTTCCAACGCACTTAAAGGTGCCCTGCGTCAAGACCCGGACGTTATCCTAGTAGGGGAAATGCGCGATTTGGAAACTATTGGGCTAGCGATTTCGGCGGCTGAAACCGGTCACATGGTACTTGGGACGCTGCACACTAACTCAGCAGCAGCGACAATAGACCGGATACTGGACGTGTTTCCTCCCATTCAACAACCCCAAGTGCGATCGCAGCTGTCTAACGCGATCGTCGGTATTTGCTCTCAAAACCTAGTGCCCAAAATCGGCGGCGGTCGAGTCTGCGTTCAAGAAATCCTCGTCGGGACGCCAGCGATTTCCAATTTGATCCGCGAAGGAAAAATTGCTCAAATTTACTCGGCCATCCAAACCGGCGGTAAATTGGGTATGGTGACAATGGAAATGGCACTTGCTGGGGCATACAAAGAAGGCAAGATTACTTACGATGCAGCTATGTCCAAAACTTCTAAACCCGATGAATTGCAACGCCTGATTGGACCTGCGCCAGTGGGATCTCCAGGCCAGAAAGTAGCGGCACACTAG
- a CDS encoding GspE/PulE family protein, with product MTNSSSSPRRSTSLIALNFSPFGNKLIQSGYINPDDMKKAMIESRQSGRPLTEVLESITGRQLPPELLRQYKKQQLFELKILFGVECLDPEITQIQANNLGELIDTLIPIDICRRYRLVPLSKNETTPPSVLVAMVNPDDLEALDDLNRILRPQGLGLQRMVITREDYEQLITQYLDEQAQKLAKRAAEDREKELSVNEGEFESVDIDDAPIDADMDLDAALGEAESAPIVKTVNKILAKALTDGVSDIHVEPQEEFLRIRMRKDGVLQEPFPPLPKKVIPAITSRFKIIANMDVAERRQAQDGRIRRVFQGRTVDFRVNCLPSRYGEKIVLRILDNSSTQLGLDKLITNPETLQMVRDMASRPFGLILVTGPTGSGKSTTLYSILAERNDPGVNISTAEDPIEYALGGITQCQVIREKGLDFTNILRAFLRQDPDVILVGETRDKETAKTAIEAALTGHLVLTTLHTNDAAGAIARLDEMGVEPFMVSGALLGVCAQRLMRRVCSECRIPYTPTPEELAKFGLSASRELEVTFYKANTLPSDQRKAAIEAGTVCPKCTGVGYKGRCGVYEVLKVTERLQNLINQGAPTERIKEAAVEEGMVTLLAYSLQLVRDGATTFEEVERVTFTDTGLEAELKAKRKSSLTCRVCYAEAQPEWLECPYCLTPRFVD from the coding sequence ATGACTAACTCCTCATCATCGCCGCGACGCAGCACCAGCCTGATTGCGCTGAATTTCTCGCCTTTCGGCAACAAGCTAATTCAGTCTGGCTATATCAATCCTGACGATATGAAGAAGGCGATGATTGAAAGTCGCCAGTCAGGCAGGCCGCTAACGGAAGTACTAGAATCAATCACGGGGCGACAGTTACCGCCAGAGTTACTGCGTCAATACAAAAAACAACAGCTATTTGAACTAAAAATCCTTTTCGGGGTTGAATGCTTAGATCCGGAAATCACTCAAATCCAAGCCAATAATCTGGGAGAATTGATCGATACTTTAATACCGATCGATATCTGCCGTCGCTATCGCTTAGTACCCCTCTCGAAGAACGAAACGACTCCACCCAGCGTTTTGGTGGCAATGGTCAATCCCGACGACCTAGAAGCGCTCGACGATCTTAACCGCATCCTGCGACCTCAAGGTCTGGGTTTACAGCGGATGGTTATTACCCGCGAAGACTACGAGCAGCTGATAACGCAGTACTTGGACGAACAAGCTCAAAAGTTAGCCAAGCGTGCGGCTGAAGACCGCGAAAAAGAATTATCTGTAAATGAAGGAGAATTCGAGAGTGTCGATATCGACGATGCTCCCATCGACGCAGACATGGACTTGGATGCGGCTTTGGGTGAAGCAGAGTCAGCTCCTATTGTCAAAACAGTCAACAAAATCTTAGCCAAAGCTTTAACTGATGGGGTATCCGACATCCATGTGGAACCTCAAGAAGAGTTTCTCCGCATTCGGATGCGTAAAGATGGGGTGCTGCAAGAACCTTTTCCACCCCTACCGAAGAAGGTCATACCAGCAATCACTTCTCGCTTCAAAATTATTGCCAACATGGATGTGGCAGAACGCCGTCAAGCTCAAGACGGTCGGATTCGGCGGGTGTTCCAGGGACGCACGGTAGACTTCCGGGTCAACTGTCTGCCTTCTCGTTACGGCGAGAAAATCGTATTGCGGATTCTGGATAACTCGTCCACCCAGCTGGGTTTGGATAAGTTAATCACCAATCCGGAAACGCTACAAATGGTCAGAGATATGGCCAGCCGTCCCTTCGGGTTGATCTTGGTGACAGGGCCAACGGGTTCGGGTAAATCAACCACTCTTTACTCTATTTTGGCAGAACGCAACGATCCGGGAGTGAACATCAGTACTGCTGAAGACCCGATCGAATACGCCTTAGGGGGGATTACTCAGTGTCAGGTAATCCGGGAAAAAGGTTTAGACTTCACCAACATCCTGCGGGCGTTCTTGCGGCAAGACCCAGATGTGATTCTGGTGGGTGAGACGCGAGATAAAGAAACGGCAAAAACAGCTATTGAAGCGGCGCTAACGGGACACTTGGTATTGACGACGCTGCACACTAACGACGCTGCTGGCGCGATCGCTCGCTTGGATGAAATGGGCGTCGAACCGTTCATGGTGTCCGGTGCTTTGCTGGGTGTCTGCGCTCAACGCTTGATGCGGCGCGTTTGTAGCGAATGCCGCATTCCCTATACACCGACACCGGAAGAACTCGCCAAGTTTGGTTTATCTGCTTCTCGCGAACTGGAAGTGACTTTCTACAAAGCAAACACCTTACCGTCAGACCAAAGGAAGGCGGCGATCGAAGCTGGGACTGTGTGTCCGAAATGTACTGGTGTCGGCTACAAAGGTCGTTGCGGTGTGTATGAAGTGCTGAAGGTAACAGAACGGTTGCAAAACTTAATCAACCAAGGCGCTCCCACCGAACGGATTAAAGAAGCCGCAGTCGAAGAGGGTATGGTGACATTACTCGCTTACAGCTTACAGCTGGTTCGCGATGGCGCTACTACGTTTGAAGAAGTGGAACGGGTCACTTTCACCGACACGGGTCTAGAAGCAGAATTGAAAGCAAAACGCAAGAGTTCTCTTACCTGTCGCGTTTGTTATGCCGAAGCTCAACCAGAATGGCTAGAGTGTCCTTACTGTCTGACACCTCGCTTTGTTGATTAG